A part of Candidatus Aminicenantes bacterium genomic DNA contains:
- the buk gene encoding butyrate kinase — translation MAHKYILAINPGSTSTKIAIFAGEKKILGQNISHTADELAPFQRIIDQHEFREKVILNFLEENKFAVKQLTAVVGRGGLLTPMASGTYLVSEEMIAYLKQNKMEHASNLGALLASDIAGIIPVDAFIVDPVVVDEMADVARITGLPEIRRISIFHALNQKAAAREAAKKLGRSYEQCRLIVAHLGGGISIGAHLNGQVVDVNNALNGDGPFAPERAGSLPSWSLVELAFSGKYDLATLKKMITGKGGIVAHLRVNDMRKVEDMVKAGHQEATQVFEAMAYNVAKEIGSLAAVLEGKIDAIVLTGGIAYDEHFIELVRRRIEFLARLIILPGEDEMTALAQGALRVLNGEETAKHWKYSGGNA, via the coding sequence ATGGCACACAAATACATCCTTGCGATCAACCCCGGTTCGACGTCAACCAAGATAGCGATCTTTGCCGGCGAGAAAAAAATTCTCGGCCAGAACATCTCGCACACGGCCGACGAGCTGGCTCCCTTCCAGAGGATCATCGACCAGCACGAATTCCGGGAAAAAGTCATCCTGAATTTCCTGGAGGAAAACAAGTTCGCCGTCAAGCAGCTAACGGCCGTGGTCGGCCGGGGCGGGCTGCTGACGCCCATGGCCTCCGGGACCTACCTGGTCAGCGAGGAAATGATCGCCTATTTGAAACAAAACAAGATGGAGCACGCTTCCAACCTGGGGGCGCTGCTGGCCAGCGATATCGCTGGGATCATCCCGGTCGACGCCTTCATCGTCGACCCGGTGGTCGTTGACGAGATGGCCGACGTCGCCCGCATCACCGGCCTGCCCGAGATCCGCCGCATCAGCATATTCCACGCCTTGAACCAGAAGGCGGCGGCGCGCGAAGCGGCCAAGAAGCTCGGCCGCAGTTACGAGCAGTGCCGCCTGATCGTCGCCCACCTGGGCGGCGGCATTTCCATCGGCGCCCACCTGAACGGCCAGGTGGTCGACGTCAACAACGCGCTGAACGGCGACGGCCCGTTCGCGCCCGAGCGCGCCGGTTCGCTGCCCAGCTGGAGCCTGGTCGAATTGGCCTTCTCCGGGAAATACGACCTGGCCACGCTGAAGAAAATGATCACCGGCAAGGGCGGCATTGTCGCCCACCTCCGCGTCAACGACATGAGAAAAGTGGAGGACATGGTCAAGGCCGGGCATCAAGAAGCAACGCAGGTTTTCGAGGCCATGGCCTACAACGTGGCCAAGGAGATCGGTTCGCTGGCCGCGGTGCTGGAGGGCAAGATCGATGCCATCGTCCTGACCGGCGGCATCGCCTATGACGAGCATTTCATCGAACTGGTCCGCCGCCGCATCGAGTTCCTGGCCCGGCTGATCATCCTGCCCGGCGAGGACGAGATGACGGCGCTGGCCCAGGGAGCGCTGCGCGTGCTGAACGGAGAGGAAACCGCGAAACATTGGAAATATTCAGGAGGAAACGCATGA